In bacterium, a single genomic region encodes these proteins:
- the ptsP gene encoding phosphoenolpyruvate--protein phosphotransferase, protein MSEGFSGEQLLRGVAASPGIAIGKAYLVDRRKTEIPRFFLVDLRHVPEEVERFHEAARRSQEELREIQGRIQDSVLEEHAHILEAHIRMLQDRSLTQETVRRIREERINAEWALSKTLEKFKSVLLASQDEYLRSRVADLDFVGERILRNMAGVAQESVAQIQEEVIVVAHDLSPADTAQMNREVIKGFVTNMGGRTSHTAIIARSLGIPAVVGLEKVVEGVHTGDTLIVDGFQGIVVISPRPETVKDYLERRSRYQIVEEELLAYARLPGETLDGHRVTLHANIEMLDEIPVVLGHGGEGIGLYRTEFLYLNRADLPTEEEHYGVYKEVIERTAPHPVTIRTLDIGGDKLRANPGGPSETNPALGLRAIRFSLREVELFKTQLRGILRASVHGRVRIMFPMISGLSEIREAKNILSEVQEELRRQGIAFDEEIPVGAMIEIPSAVSIADFLAREVDFFSIGTNDLIQYCLAIDRVNEHVVYLYEPLHPAVLRMVRNTVEAAHGAGIPVAMCGEMAGESMYIPILLGLGLDELSMNAISIPMAKKVIRSIRMRDCRDLAQKVFQFGTPEEIHLCIKEALGNWFPNGIGNLPAP, encoded by the coding sequence ATGAGCGAAGGTTTCTCAGGGGAACAGCTGCTGCGGGGAGTGGCTGCCTCACCAGGCATAGCCATTGGGAAGGCATACCTGGTGGATCGGCGCAAGACCGAGATACCCAGATTCTTCCTGGTGGACCTTCGCCATGTGCCCGAAGAGGTGGAAAGGTTTCACGAGGCGGCCAGGCGTTCTCAGGAAGAGCTAAGGGAGATCCAAGGCCGCATCCAGGACTCGGTTCTGGAGGAGCACGCACATATTCTGGAGGCCCACATCAGGATGCTCCAGGACAGGAGTCTCACCCAGGAGACCGTCCGGCGCATCCGAGAGGAGCGCATCAACGCAGAATGGGCACTGAGCAAGACCCTGGAGAAGTTCAAGTCCGTACTGCTGGCTTCCCAGGATGAATACCTGCGTTCCAGGGTGGCGGACCTGGATTTTGTGGGGGAGCGCATACTGCGCAATATGGCCGGGGTGGCCCAGGAGAGCGTGGCTCAGATCCAGGAAGAAGTCATAGTGGTGGCCCATGACCTCTCCCCGGCTGATACGGCCCAGATGAATAGGGAGGTGATAAAGGGCTTTGTCACAAACATGGGAGGCCGCACCTCCCACACCGCCATCATAGCCAGGTCCTTGGGAATCCCGGCGGTGGTGGGTCTGGAGAAGGTGGTCGAGGGAGTCCACACAGGAGACACCCTGATAGTTGACGGATTTCAAGGCATTGTGGTCATATCACCCAGGCCTGAAACGGTCAAGGATTACCTGGAGCGCAGAAGCCGTTACCAGATAGTGGAAGAGGAACTCCTGGCCTATGCCCGACTCCCTGGGGAGACACTGGACGGCCATAGGGTGACCCTCCATGCCAACATAGAGATGCTGGACGAAATTCCAGTGGTGCTGGGGCACGGTGGTGAGGGCATAGGCCTTTACCGTACAGAGTTCCTCTATCTGAACAGGGCCGACCTGCCCACAGAGGAGGAGCACTATGGAGTTTATAAGGAGGTGATAGAGCGCACTGCCCCCCACCCTGTGACCATACGAACCTTGGACATAGGCGGGGACAAACTCAGAGCAAACCCCGGAGGGCCCAGCGAGACCAATCCTGCCCTGGGGCTAAGGGCCATCAGGTTTTCCCTTAGGGAGGTGGAGCTCTTCAAGACCCAGTTACGGGGAATTCTTAGGGCCAGTGTGCACGGCAGGGTCAGGATAATGTTTCCCATGATCTCGGGCCTATCAGAGATCCGGGAAGCCAAGAATATCCTGAGTGAGGTCCAAGAGGAACTCCGAAGGCAAGGAATAGCCTTTGATGAGGAGATCCCGGTGGGAGCCATGATAGAGATCCCTTCTGCAGTGTCCATAGCCGACTTCCTGGCCAGGGAGGTGGATTTTTTCAGCATAGGGACCAATGACCTGATCCAGTACTGCCTTGCCATAGATAGGGTCAACGAGCACGTGGTGTATCTGTACGAGCCACTTCATCCAGCGGTCTTGAGAATGGTGCGTAATACGGTGGAGGCTGCCCATGGGGCTGGCATACCGGTGGCAATGTGCGGAGAGATGGCTGGAGAGTCCATGTACATTCCCATCTTGCTGGGGCTGGGCTTGGATGAACTTAGCATGAACGCCATTTCCATTCCCATGGCCAAGAAAGTTATCCGTTCCATCAGGATGCGGGACTGTAGAGATCTGGCCCAAAAGGTATTCCAGTTCGGCACCCCGGAGGAGATCCACCTTTGCATCAAGGAGGCGCTGGGAAACTGGTTCCCCAATGGAATAGGCAACCTTCCGGCCCCTTGA
- a CDS encoding MoxR family ATPase, whose protein sequence is METQFAFSSIEDVARSLATQKYVCTKEVATTVFLADRMGKPILVEGPAGVGKTELAKAVAGALGKELIRLQCYEGLDENKALYEWEYAKQLLYTQLLKEKLGELLSGAQSLSEALKRLLSQEDLFFSEAFLLPRPLLRAIRSQVPTVLLVDEVDKAEPEFEAFLLEVLSDFQVSVPELGTLKARHIPMVILTSNNTRELADTLRRRCLHLFIDYPDLEREREIVRARVPEIPPRLLAQVVSFVQSLRKLDIRKPPSIGETLDWARALVVLNSEELDPSLVEGTLSLILKHQEDLQKVRGDIHRLTRQAAAV, encoded by the coding sequence ATGGAGACCCAGTTTGCTTTTTCTTCCATTGAGGATGTGGCAAGGAGCCTGGCCACACAGAAGTATGTTTGTACCAAGGAGGTGGCCACCACAGTTTTTTTGGCTGATAGGATGGGTAAGCCCATATTGGTGGAGGGCCCTGCTGGCGTAGGCAAGACAGAACTTGCCAAGGCCGTGGCAGGTGCCTTGGGCAAGGAGCTCATCCGGCTTCAGTGCTACGAGGGTTTGGATGAAAACAAGGCCCTGTACGAGTGGGAGTATGCCAAGCAGCTTCTTTACACCCAACTCCTAAAGGAGAAGTTGGGTGAGCTTTTGTCAGGGGCCCAATCCCTCTCAGAGGCTCTGAAAAGGCTTCTTTCCCAGGAGGATCTGTTTTTCTCAGAAGCCTTCTTGTTGCCCCGGCCCCTCCTGAGGGCCATTCGCTCCCAGGTGCCTACGGTGCTTCTGGTGGACGAGGTGGACAAGGCCGAGCCTGAGTTCGAGGCCTTTCTTCTGGAGGTACTCAGCGACTTTCAGGTCAGCGTGCCTGAGCTTGGGACCCTAAAGGCCAGACACATTCCCATGGTGATCCTGACGAGCAACAACACCAGGGAATTAGCCGACACTCTCAGAAGGCGCTGTCTGCACCTGTTCATAGATTACCCGGACCTGGAGCGAGAAAGGGAAATAGTGAGAGCGAGGGTTCCGGAGATTCCCCCCAGGCTTCTGGCCCAGGTGGTCAGTTTTGTTCAATCACTTCGCAAACTGGATATCCGAAAACCACCCAGCATAGGGGAAACCCTGGACTGGGCCAGGGCCCTGGTGGTGCTCAACTCAGAGGAGCTTGATCCTTCTTTGGTGGAAGGTACTCTCAGCCTGATACTCAAGCATCAAGAGGACCTTCAGAAGGTAAGAGGGGATATTCATAGGCTTACTCGCCAGGCCGCAGCAGTTTGA
- a CDS encoding metallophosphoesterase family protein yields MGKIFAIGDIHGYLNKLESLMRKIKPDPHKDELVFLGDYVDRGPNSKEVVQMVLEIKKAFPRTTCLMGNHEFTLLDYLTYRKDPWTFFLNGGIETIHSYDLTGEDIESKIPDEHLTFFNSLKPYYETEDYIFVHAGLREGIPLHEQTLDDLVWIRREFIESKKDFGKLVIFGHTPFPRPLVHPNKIGIDTGAGYGGSLTCLELPDRIFYSTYGVEP; encoded by the coding sequence ATGGGTAAGATCTTTGCCATAGGCGACATCCACGGCTATCTCAACAAGCTGGAATCCCTGATGCGAAAGATCAAACCTGATCCGCACAAGGATGAGCTAGTCTTCCTGGGGGATTATGTGGACCGGGGTCCCAATTCCAAGGAAGTGGTGCAGATGGTCTTGGAGATAAAGAAGGCTTTCCCTCGCACAACCTGTTTGATGGGCAATCATGAATTCACCTTGCTGGATTACTTGACTTACAGAAAGGACCCCTGGACCTTTTTCCTCAACGGAGGCATCGAGACCATACATTCATACGATCTTACTGGCGAGGACATAGAATCCAAGATTCCAGACGAACATCTGACTTTTTTCAACTCCCTGAAGCCTTACTATGAAACCGAAGATTACATATTCGTCCATGCGGGACTAAGGGAAGGAATACCTTTGCATGAGCAGACCCTTGACGACCTGGTTTGGATTCGTAGGGAATTCATAGAAAGCAAGAAGGATTTCGGGAAGCTTGTTATCTTCGGCCACACACCTTTTCCCAGGCCATTGGTGCATCCCAACAAGATAGGAATAGACACAGGGGCAGGTTATGGCGGAAGCCTCACCTGTCTGGAACTGCCGGATCGGATATTCTATTCCACCTATGGTGTGGAGCCTTGA
- a CDS encoding DNA gyrase inhibitor YacG, with amino-acid sequence MNTKGKKKLLVSCPSCGKKLPWGESPYRPFCSERCKLSDLGKWLDEQYRISSPLQDESEPSEENKDS; translated from the coding sequence TTGAATACCAAAGGCAAGAAGAAGCTTCTTGTCTCATGTCCCAGTTGCGGAAAAAAACTGCCATGGGGGGAGTCTCCCTACAGACCCTTTTGCTCTGAAAGATGCAAGTTGAGCGACCTTGGCAAATGGCTGGATGAACAGTACAGGATAAGCTCGCCTCTGCAAGATGAATCCGAGCCTTCGGAGGAAAACAAGGATTCATGA
- a CDS encoding HPr family phosphocarrier protein translates to MRAQSLEMYEQEFTICNKLGLHLRAANKVVRVASRFSSDVWLSKEGLEVDAKSIMGLTLLAASCGSRIKVRARGTDARAAVEALGALIQSKFEEQE, encoded by the coding sequence ATGAGAGCGCAGAGCCTGGAGATGTACGAGCAGGAATTCACGATTTGTAATAAGCTCGGGCTTCACCTCAGGGCTGCCAACAAGGTGGTTAGGGTGGCCAGCCGTTTCTCCTCGGATGTCTGGCTGTCCAAAGAAGGTCTAGAGGTAGATGCCAAAAGTATAATGGGGCTTACTCTCCTGGCTGCTTCCTGCGGAAGCCGGATCAAGGTGAGAGCCAGGGGAACAGATGCCAGAGCTGCGGTAGAGGCTCTAGGGGCCCTCATCCAAAGCAAATTCGAGGAGCAGGAGTGA
- a CDS encoding AAA family ATPase yields the protein MGSNSNGALREAVHEIHDYIRENLYFNRSDLSIRGKRYNSALLLSIMTALRKGKTLIIGEPGLGKTTSAEYVCSLLYRVPLGTIWGSEVAGHPEQTEEKIIGRPDLGRLNLGEEVVVWSHFAMLPVKIVDEINRLPETKQSMILDGVDRGNWEYLNDAIINREYCLFATANYQDRGTNTIIAPLVDRFDLMVESKHPGANLAYIIGTRGPATSSLRDEELEGEFHRILAERTPYEVRMEKLEALCERFGEFIRSTANIRSLSRAERQAVRAQMDEIPFDLDSNAFLRMVISELSFCHRFGQKRSNESCEEGCHFTGYVCNGIRNCISNRFPISVRSMAQAVAWFLGDQAVGVEHLKAVLPYTLAHRLQWKEELVAQREKEPRNDPLPIYMAKECVKDMHRRYMEQGPQIKNALAVACQVAEGAAMEPVQGDHPLFWEIRRDLGEEVSEP from the coding sequence ATGGGATCCAATTCCAACGGCGCCTTACGCGAGGCCGTACACGAAATTCACGATTACATAAGAGAAAATTTGTATTTTAACCGTTCTGATCTTTCCATCAGAGGGAAAAGATACAATTCCGCTCTTTTACTTAGCATCATGACAGCCCTGCGCAAGGGCAAGACCCTCATAATTGGAGAGCCTGGGTTGGGCAAGACCACCTCGGCAGAATATGTCTGTTCCCTCTTATACCGGGTGCCCTTGGGGACCATCTGGGGAAGCGAAGTGGCAGGCCATCCCGAGCAGACAGAGGAAAAGATCATAGGCAGGCCTGATCTGGGAAGACTAAACCTGGGTGAAGAGGTGGTGGTCTGGTCCCATTTTGCCATGCTGCCTGTGAAAATAGTGGACGAAATAAACCGCTTGCCCGAGACCAAGCAGAGCATGATTCTGGATGGGGTTGACAGGGGCAACTGGGAGTATCTCAATGACGCCATCATCAATAGGGAATACTGTCTTTTCGCCACTGCCAACTACCAGGATCGAGGCACCAACACCATCATCGCCCCTTTGGTGGACAGGTTTGATTTGATGGTGGAATCAAAGCACCCCGGGGCAAACCTGGCCTATATCATAGGCACCAGAGGCCCGGCCACCTCCAGCCTCAGAGATGAGGAGCTGGAAGGAGAGTTTCACAGGATCCTGGCGGAGAGAACCCCTTATGAAGTCAGGATGGAAAAACTGGAGGCCTTGTGCGAGAGGTTTGGGGAGTTCATTCGCAGCACAGCCAACATAAGAAGTCTTTCCAGGGCCGAAAGGCAGGCCGTGAGGGCCCAGATGGATGAGATTCCCTTTGATCTGGATTCCAACGCCTTTCTGAGGATGGTTATCTCGGAGCTGTCCTTCTGCCATCGCTTTGGCCAGAAGCGCTCCAACGAGAGTTGCGAGGAGGGCTGTCACTTCACTGGCTATGTTTGCAATGGAATCCGTAACTGCATTTCCAACAGATTTCCCATAAGCGTCAGAAGCATGGCTCAGGCTGTGGCCTGGTTCCTGGGGGATCAGGCTGTGGGAGTGGAACATCTCAAGGCCGTGCTGCCTTACACCTTGGCCCACAGGCTTCAGTGGAAAGAGGAGTTGGTGGCCCAGAGGGAGAAAGAGCCAAGAAACGATCCCCTTCCCATATACATGGCCAAGGAATGTGTTAAAGACATGCACAGGCGTTACATGGAGCAGGGTCCTCAGATAAAGAATGCCTTGGCCGTTGCATGTCAGGTGGCTGAAGGGGCTGCCATGGAGCCGGTCCAAGGGGATCACCCCTTGTTTTGGGAGATCCGAAGGGATCTAGGCGAGGAGGTCTCGGAGCCATGA
- a CDS encoding VWA domain-containing protein, with product METPILEFVRSLRGSGIQVTTGETLDALRAAAEVPVSDRQLLRQALRSTLIKKAEQFPEFERLFRLHFFHLGEESFPGESDKGGHNGFQRLPGSEMLSQSFMASFSGLALGLMAGDETALERLAVAAARAVSLSQIQFPLQAGSYMRRMNEHLDWDRAAEELERALEELSQGALNAQELEQAREALRQNKESFQRLLRRLITREVQKAAHSVRESFVMDTLMGKSFSALSDHEIREMRRVVARLVQRLRSKMALLERTRQRGRMDIRKTLRRNLQHGGVPVELVFKVRRRRKAQVVALCDVSSSVWNASRFMLNLLYAIQDQFAQVRSFVFVSELGEVTHFFQRYEINEAIQKALKEAPIRYHSYSDYGDVLLEFHAKHLGEISTRSIVIIIGDGRNNYLPTRAWVLQELKERVRKLIWLNPEPRSMWGTGDSAMLEYAPFCTSVEECRNLLQLSDFVDRLMV from the coding sequence ATGGAGACCCCCATTCTGGAGTTCGTGCGTTCATTGCGTGGTTCTGGCATCCAGGTGACAACCGGAGAAACACTGGATGCTTTGAGGGCTGCTGCGGAGGTGCCTGTTTCTGACAGGCAACTTCTTAGACAGGCCCTGAGGTCCACCCTGATAAAGAAAGCCGAACAATTTCCAGAATTTGAAAGGCTCTTCAGGTTGCACTTTTTTCATCTGGGAGAGGAGTCATTTCCAGGGGAGTCAGACAAGGGAGGGCACAACGGGTTCCAAAGGCTTCCTGGGTCCGAGATGCTGTCCCAGAGCTTCATGGCATCCTTTTCCGGCTTGGCCTTGGGCTTGATGGCCGGCGACGAGACTGCATTGGAAAGGTTGGCTGTGGCAGCTGCCAGGGCAGTGTCCCTGTCTCAAATCCAATTTCCTTTGCAGGCAGGCTCTTACATGAGGCGCATGAATGAACATCTGGATTGGGATAGGGCGGCTGAAGAGCTGGAAAGGGCCTTGGAAGAGCTTTCCCAAGGGGCTTTGAATGCTCAGGAGCTGGAGCAGGCCAGGGAAGCCCTAAGGCAGAACAAGGAATCCTTTCAGAGACTGCTGAGGCGGCTCATAACAAGGGAGGTACAAAAGGCAGCTCACTCCGTCAGAGAGAGCTTTGTCATGGATACTCTTATGGGCAAGAGCTTTTCGGCCCTTTCGGATCATGAGATCCGTGAGATGAGGCGGGTTGTGGCCCGCCTTGTGCAAAGGCTCAGGAGCAAGATGGCGCTTCTGGAGCGCACGAGACAGAGGGGCAGGATGGACATACGCAAGACCTTGAGGCGTAACCTACAGCACGGAGGGGTGCCAGTTGAGCTGGTATTCAAGGTCAGACGACGCAGAAAGGCCCAGGTAGTGGCCCTGTGCGATGTTTCCTCCTCTGTGTGGAACGCCTCGCGTTTCATGCTCAATCTGCTGTATGCCATTCAAGACCAGTTTGCCCAGGTAAGGAGCTTTGTTTTCGTGAGTGAGCTGGGTGAGGTCACCCATTTTTTCCAAAGATACGAGATCAATGAGGCAATTCAGAAGGCTCTCAAGGAAGCTCCCATAAGGTACCACAGTTACTCTGACTACGGGGATGTACTTCTGGAGTTCCACGCAAAACACCTGGGGGAGATAAGCACTCGTTCCATTGTGATAATCATAGGTGACGGCAGAAACAACTACCTCCCCACCAGGGCCTGGGTGCTCCAGGAGCTCAAAGAGCGCGTCAGAAAACTCATCTGGCTCAACCCAGAGCCGCGTTCCATGTGGGGCACCGGTGACAGCGCCATGCTGGAGTATGCTCCCTTTTGCACTTCCGTGGAGGAGTGTAGGAATCTCTTGCAGCTGTCTGACTTTGTGGACAGGCTGATGGTATGA